A stretch of the Lolium perenne isolate Kyuss_39 chromosome 3, Kyuss_2.0, whole genome shotgun sequence genome encodes the following:
- the LOC127325631 gene encoding aspartic proteinase nepenthesin-1-like: MSSGRLKRLQSPRSSAYATLECSSPMCNALYVCDCYKNTCIYQYFYGNSAITTGVLANETFTFGTNGTRVSVPKIAFGCRNLNAGSLYNGSSMVGFGRGPLSLVSQLGVPRFSYCLTSFMSIVPNRLYFGAYATLNTTNTSDSDPVQSTPFIVNPALPTMYYLNMMGISVGGDLLPVDPSVFTINDADGTGGVIIDQRSGTSAPTANASARRERRWPGPHWVEHLAGVTWPAPRRRECSSETVTATVLGDAGDLGSRVERVGEGQEKGRDADSVVRRGGDIPAGAREERPACRCCARTTMTATTWCGVAQTTDGGDGVVRDGVDDGDGERARGLCACACEMEDLGEFFPRG; the protein is encoded by the exons atgtcttccggtaggctgaagcgT cttcagtccccgcgttcttcggcttatgccactcttgaatgc TCGTCGCCGATGTGCAACGCCCTCTACGTCTGTGACTGCTACAAGAATACCTGCATCTACCAGTACTTCTACGGCAACAGTGCCATCACCACCGGCGTGCTCGCCAACGAGACCTTCACCTTCGGCACCAACGGCACGCGTGTCTCCGTGCCCAAGATCGCCTTCGGCTGCAGGAATCTCAACGCCGGCTCCCTCTACAACGGCTCCAGCATGGTGGGCTTCGGCCGGGGCCCGCTGTCCCTGGTCAGCCAGCTAGGGGTGCCCAGGTTCTCCTACTGCCTCACCTCCTTCATGTCCATCGTGCCCAACCGCCTCTACTTCGGCGCCTACGCCACGCTCAACACGACAAACACAAGTGACTCCGACCCGGTGCAGTCCACGCCCTTCATCGTCAACCCGGCACTGCCCACCATGTACTACCTCAACATGATGGGCATCAGCGTCGGCGGCGACCTGCTGCCCGTCGACCCGTCCGTGTTCACCATCAACGATGCCGACGGCACGGGCGGGGTCATCATTGACCAACGGAG CGGCACGAGCGCGCCCACCGCGAACGCCAGCGCGCGACGCGAGCGCCGCTGGCCTGGTCCGCATTGGgtcgaacaccttgcgggcgTCACCTGGCCGGCGCCGAGGCGGAGGGAGTGCAGCAGCGAGACGGTGACGGCGACGGTTCTCGGCGATGCAGGAGACCTAGGCAGCCGTGTGGAGCGCGTGGGCGAGGGGCAGGAGAAGGGGAGGGACGCCGACAGCGTGGTGCGGCGTGGAGGAGACATACCTGCCGGCGCGAGAGAGGAGAGGCCGGCCTGCAGGTGCTGCGCGCGGACGACGATGACGGCGACGACGTGGTGCGGCGTGGCACAGACGACGGACGGCGGTGATGGCGTGGTGCGCGATGGcgtggacgacggcgacggcgagcgcgCGCGCGGTCTCTGTGCGTGTGCGTGTGAAATGGAGGATTTGGGGGAATTTTTCCCGCGCGGCTAA